A window of Gavia stellata isolate bGavSte3 chromosome 29, bGavSte3.hap2, whole genome shotgun sequence contains these coding sequences:
- the FUCA1 gene encoding tissue alpha-L-fucosidase: protein MDICKIHENASKCSVNTMECFMVLSTQAQKISIATLCGLFGTLCIFENSLVLYLIFSSPGTRRKPSYLFISSLALADILASITFVCSFVNFHVFNETDFSKEAFLLQLGGVNTSFSASLSSLLLTALDRYISISRPSKYKLLMTRKRAWIALGVLWVTCATIASLPLLGWNCCMLDSTCSELFPFVDENYLSSWICFIMVLLGCIVYAYVHVLWRARQHVAYMEKHQAQAGKPNTRMRMDVMLAKTLVMVLTVLVLCWSPVLVLMIYSIFARLSNHLRKLFAFCSTLCLLNSMVNPIIYALRSKELYSSLRMVFSRFRRQLKASEDSPEAESTHKSSAIETVCEDMRQWRRPVVASVAMAASRRRCLGSHGGGALTSRGSMAAGGLLWVAAALAPVLAAARYRPDWASLDARPLPAWFDQAKVGVFVHWGVFSVPAWGSEWFWWHWRGEHRADYERFVQRRYPPDTTYADFAPRFTAHDFQPREWAQLFQRAGARYVVLTTKHHEGFTNWGSPVSWNWNSLDTGPHRDLVGELGQALRESNIRYGLYHSLLEWFNPLYLADKESGFKTQDFVLKKTMPELYDLVLKYKPDLIWSDGDWEAPESYWNSTSFLAWLYNDSPVKDTVVVNDRWGNNCSCHHGGYYNCADKYKPGTLPTHKWEMCSSIDKLSWGYRSSMNIAELMDEASIIEELVQTVSFGGNYLLNVGPTKEGVIVPIFQERLLALGRWLDTNGEAIYESKPWRVQMENSTDTIWYTSKGPVVYAIFLTWPLDNVLELSSPTPSPATQVTMLGFAGTLKWQKSPGKGLLVTLPYMLPSPLPPQSGWTVKLEGVK from the exons ATGGATATTTGTAAGATACATGAAAACGCCTCCAAATGCAGCGTGAACACTATGGAGTGCTTCATGGTCCTCAGCACGCAAGCACAGAAGATAAGCATTGCCACGCTGTGCGGCCTCTTTGGGACACTGTGCATTTTCGAGAACTCTTTGGTGCTGTACTTGATCTTCTCCTCCCCCGGGACCAGGAGAAAGCCTTCCTACCTCTTTATCAGCAGCCTGGCCTTGGCTGACATCCTGGCCAGCATCACCTTCGTCTGCAGTTTTGTTAACTTCCATGTCTTTAATGAAACTGATTTCTCTAAAGAAGCGTTCCTGCTTCAGCTGGGAGGGGTGAACACATCCTTCTCTGCCTCCCTGAGCAGCTTACTGCTGACAGCCCTAGACCGTTACATCTCCATCAGCCGACCATCCAAGTACAAGCTCCTCATGACGAGGAAGAGAGCGTGGATAGCCCTGGGGGTGCTCTGGGTGACATGTGCGACCATTGCTTCCCTGCCCCTCCTGGGCTGGAACTGCTGCATGCTCGATTCAACCTGCTCCGAACTCTTCCCATTTGTGGATGAAAACTATCTGTCGAGCTGGATCTGCTTCATCATGGTCCTGTTGGGGTGTATCGTCTACGCCTATGTGCATGTGCTATGGAGGGCTCGCCAGCACGTGGCCTACATGGAGAAGCACCAAGCGCAAGCGGGAAAGCCAAACACCAGGATGAGGATGGATGTCATGCTGGCCAAGACCCTTGTCATGGTGCTGACTGTCCTCGTGCTGTGCTGGTCTCCGGTCCTCGTTCTCATGATCTACAGCATCTTTGCCAGGCTGAGCAATCACCTGCGCAAGCTGTTTGCCTTCTGCAGCACCCTCTGCCTGCTCAATTCCATGGTGAACCCCATTATTTATGCCCTGCGGAGCAAGGAGCTATATTCCTCCCTGAGGATGGTCTTTTCTCGGTTCAGAAGGCAGCTGAAGGCCTCAGAGGACAGCCCAGAAGCAGAGAGCACCCACAAGTCCTCCGCGATAGAGACCGTCTGTGAGGACATGCGT CAATGGCGGCGCCCCGTCGTTGCCTCGGTAGCCATGGCGGCGTCGCGGCGCCGTTGCCTCGGTAGCCATGGCGGGGGCGCGCTGACGTCACGCGGCAGCATGGCGGCCGGCGGGCTGCTGTGGGTGGCGGCCGCGCTGGCACCGGTGTTGGCCGCGGCGCGTTACCGCCCGGACTGGGCCAGCCTGGACGCGAGGCCGCTGCCGGCCTGGTTCGACCAGGCCAAGGTGGGGGTGTTCGTGCACTGGGGGGTGTTCTCCGTCCCGGCCTGGGGCTCCGAGTGGTTCTGGTGGCACTGGCGGGGCGAGCACCGCGCCGACTACGAGCGCTTCGTGCAGCGCCGGTACCCGCCCGACACCACCTACGCGGACTTCGCGCCCCGATTCACGGCCCACGACTTCCAGCCCCGCGAGTGGGCCCAGCTCTTCCAGCGGGCTGGTGCCAG gtACGTGGTACTGACCACGAAGCATCATGAAGGCTTCACCAACTGGGGGTCGCCTGTGTCCTGGAACTGGAATTCCCTGGATACGGGGCCCCACCGAGATCTTGTAGGAGAGCTGGGACAAGCCCTCAGGGAGAG cAACATACGCTATGGACTGTACCACTCTCTGTTAGAGTGGTTTAATCCACTCTATCTAGCTGACAAAGAAAGCGGCTTCAAGACCCAGGACTTCGTTTTAAAGAAGACAATGCCAGAACTTTATGATCTTGTCTTAAA ATATAAACCAGATTTGATTTGGTCGGATGGAGACTGGGAAGCTCCGGAGTCGTACTGGAATTCTACCTCTTTCCTTGCCTGGCTTTATAACGATAGTCCTGTCAAG GACACTGTTGTTGTTAATGATCGTTGGGGTAATAACTGCTCTTGCCATCATGGAGGCTACTACAATTGTGCTGACAAATACAAGCCAGGGACCCTGCCAACTCACAAGTGGGAGATGTGCTCCTCCATCGACAAGCTTTCCTGGGGCTATCGAAGCAGCATGAACATTGCTGAGTTAATGGATGAAGCAAGTATCATTGAG GAACTAGTGCAGACTGTGAGTTTTGGAGGCAACTACCTTCTCAATGTGGGACCTACAAAAGAAGGAGTGATTGTTCCCATCTTCCAAGAAAGACTTCTGGCCCTTGGGAGGTGGCTGGACACTAACGGGGAGGCAATTTATGAGTCGAAGCCATGGAGAGTACAGATGGAGAACAGCACAGACACGATCTG GTACACTTCTAAGGGACCAGTTGTCTATGCCATCTTTCTGACCTGGCCTCTGGACAACGTTTTGGAGCTGTCCTCGCCCACTCCATCCCCAGCCACACAA GTGACGATGTTGGGTTTTGCAGGGACTCTGAAGTGGCAGAAGTCCCCAGGTAAAGGACTGCTCGTAACTTTGCCCTACATGCTTCcatctcctctgcctccccagtCTGGCTGGACTGTCAAGCTTGAGGGTGTGAAGTGA